The following nucleotide sequence is from Mesobacillus jeotgali.
ATTGATGCAAAAAGAAGGGAATCCGCTCATCTTCAGCCTGAATTCTGCTGCTGAGGATGCGATCGAGTATCAGCAGGATGCCCTTGAAGCTACAAGTGAAACGTTATCCGGGGAGGTGCAGAAAGTATCTCTGGTCATCATTGTGATCAGTGCGGCGGCTTTTATCCTTGGAACGGCGATTGCTACCTATATCAGCAGGACCATTTCGAAGCCTGTCCAGCTTGTTTCAACCGCGGTTAAGCAAATGTCCGACGGAAACCTGGCTATTGAGAAAATTAAAGTGAAGAATAAAGATGAGATTGGCCAGCTGGCTTCGGATTTCAATGAAATGGCAGCTAACTTGCGAAACTTAATTTATCAGGTAAGCAGTACATCGGAGCAGGTTGCGGCATCAGCTGAACAAATGATGGCTAGTGCAGACCAGACGAACTCGGCTACGAACCAGGTAGCGACAGCCATCCAGGAAGTGGCAGGCGGTGCAGAGCTCCAAAGCAAGAATACGGAAGAAAGTGCAAAAGCAGTGGGAGAAATGGCGGGAGGAATCCAGAGAGTTGCCGTCACTACATCCACAGTCGCAGAGTCAGCAGCGGATACGACGAAACAGGCAATGCTCGGACATGAATCCTTGGAAAAAGTGATTGAGAAAATGAAAACGATCAATCATACGACAAGTGAAACGAATGCCGTCATCAAGGATTTGGATCGCAAATCGGCTGAGATTGGAAAGATCATTGAGGTCATTACCGGAATCGCTGACCAAACCAACTTGCTCGCACTGAACGCAGCGATTGAAGCCGCAAGAGCCGGCGAGCATGGAAAAGGATTCGCGGTTGTCGCGGATGAAGTCCGAAAGCTTGCTGAGCTCTCAAGACAGTCAGCGAGCCAGATCTCCGGCTTGATTGAAGTGATTCAAAAAGAAACCCACCAGGTCGTTGAAATGATGAACAAAGGAACAGCTGAAATTTCAGAGGGAGCTTTACTGGTAGAAGACACTGGAAAAACATTTGACGAGATTTTAAAGTCGATCGAGAATGTCAGCTCAGAAATCCAGGAAGTCTCCGCCATTTCAGAAGAGATGTCAGCGAGTGTTATGCAGGTGAATGCCTCAATTGACGAGGTGACCAAAATCGCCCGCGGCTCCGTCGCAAGCACAGCAGAAATCGCATCTGCAACAGAAGAGCAGCTGGCTTCGATGGAAGAAGTCGCAGCATCATCCGCATCACTCGCACGGCTTGCAGAGAACCTGAGAGAGATGGTCGCGAAGTTTAAAGTTTAATTAGGGGAGAAGCATATCACGTTGATATGCTTCTTTTTTGTGGCGTATTGTTGACCGAGAAATCAGGTTCTGGCGCCACAAAAATAACGACGAAGCGGTTCACGATTGACTCCCCAGGTGCATTCGCCCAAGCCAAAACCGTGATAAACGCATATAAAATTAGTGAAGACAAAAAGAGAAGAGGGAGGTAAGCCGTATGCATGCATACAGACATCCTTATCGTTCGCAGGATCAAAGATTTATCGGCTGGGGCTTTGGATTGCCGTTTTTAGGTGGTTTGGCTGGTGGATTATTGGGCGGCGCTTTATTTTACCCGCGTCCGTTTTATCCGCCATACCCGCCATTTTACCCGTGCTGCCCGCCTAGATATCCGTTTTATTACTAAATACACCAAACAAAAGGGAGTAAGCCAATCTGGCTTGCTCCCTGTGTTTATTAACTGATATTCGCTTTCTTGACTTGATGCTTATCCATAAACTCGAGGGACAACTCATTGAATTTTTCTGCTTTGTCAATATTGCAGACATGCCCGCAGCGCTCCAGAATCACCAGCTCCGAGCTTTCATCCCCCTGAAGATCTTCTGCTAAATCCCTTACAAACATATGGTCCTCAGCACCTGAGATATAAAGCTTTGGGACATTCCTGCTATTTTCCTGAACATTGCTATAGGTAGTTTTGACATCTCCGGCAAGGGGATACCAGGCAAGGAAGTTTTTCCGTTTCATCTTATAGGCTTCCTGGATGAAAAATTTCCTCGAGCTCTTATGGTTTCCGCGAGGCATCAGGATCCAGGCCAGTATACGGTACAGCCACATAAACGGAATGAAATTCCTTATTAACCAAGCGAATTTGATCAGTGATTTTGCAAATAGGTTCAATTTTGTGATTGCCCCGCCAAGGACTGCTGACCTCACTCGTCCGGGTTGTGTTTGCAGCAGGTGATGGACGATGATCGTGCCCAGCGAAACTCCGACAAAATGAGCCTTGCGAATCGAGAGGTGGTCCAGTGTCGTGAGAATCTCCCTGACAATGGAATCAAAAGAAAACTTTCCCTTATAGGAATCTATGTCAGGCGATTTCCCATGGCCAGGCATGTTGATCGCGACGATATTATACTTTTTAAGGAAAGGTTTTAGCTGCTTGTAAAAAATATTGGAGCTGCCGCCAATTCCGTGCAACAACACGATATACTCTGTGCCTTGACCTTTATATAATCTGTAATCCAGCATTCGATTCTCCTTAGCCGTACTTTGTTGTGTTAATTAATAATACCCTTGATAGCCTTTTCAGTAAACTATTGAGGCAAAAATAACGACAGGTACCATCTGGAAAGGATGATACCTGCCGTGTTAATTTATTACTTTTTGCCCTTTTTGTCGACTTTAATGACCACTGTTGTTAATGGATCAAGAGTTAACTTGCCATTTGAAAGCTTAAAGCCTGATGGCTTGGAAACAGGTGTTTTACCTGCTTCGTCATTGTCGACTAGAACCTTAGCTTTTGAGAAGTCAAGGTCGCCTAATGTCAAGGTACGAGCTGTCATATCAGCGTTTACGAATACATAGTACGTACCGGTCTTATCAGTCGATACATTTTCGTACGCTATCACTAAGTCAGTATCCTTGATTTCAGGTAAATCAAGCAATCTTACATTCTGGTCAACGAGTTCTTTTTCTCCAAGTCGGAAAGCGTTCGTTGATTTTCTCAGCTCAATCAAGCCTTTAGTGTAGGCTTGTGTTGTTGTGTTGACTGAGAATTCCTTCTTGTTTGTTGCTTTTTGCCAGTCGAACATGTTAATCGCATCGGAAGAATCATATGAATCGTGAATGAAGTATCCAAATGATTTTCCTTGCTCATCTTTCAATTCGTGATATTTTTGTTCAGGAACACCTTCACCTTTCCACTGCTTCGTTCTTCCATACTCTTGGCCTGCGTGAAGGAAAGCAGTACCCTGTGATGTCAAGATCAAGGAGTTTCCTAAACGAATGCGTTTGTGGATTTCAAGATTGTTCTCTGGAATTGCCGGATCCTTTTTAATCGACTGTGCAATAACATCGTACAGCGGCAGGTTATCATGTGCCGCGATGTACTGGACCATGTCGCCAGGATCATCATCAGCTGTATTGCCAGGCTGGCCTTTGATGTTGTTGAAAATCGTGTTGATATCACGCGCGCCGCCAGTCAGGAATCGAGGCTCACCTTCTGAACCGAAGCCTGATTTCAATTCGTTACGGATTTCATCAGAGAATACACCGACATCATCTGTTTTATCCATCCAATCCTGGTCAGCACCCATGCCAGCTAGTTCTGGCTCAGCGATGTGGCCTGCGAATGTTCTCCAGCCTTCGCCGATGAACAATGCATCAGGGTTAACGGAAGCTGCTGCGTCATATGCGTTTTGAACAGATGGATAGGTTGCGTCACCCATCATATCGAAGCGCATACCGTCAATCTTGTACTCTTCGAACCAGTATTTCACTGAATCTACCATCAGCTTTTCAGCCATTGTGTGGCTTGTTGCCAGGTTGTTTCCGAAGCCGCCAAGGAAGTTGCCTTGAGCGTCCTGGAACGCATAGTAATCAGGTACGATATCATTCAGCTGGCTGGCTTTTGCCATATGAGTGTAAACAACGTCAAGGACAACACCCATTCCAGCATCATGGATGGCATCGATCATCTGTTTCAATTCTTTTACGCGTAATTCAGGATCCGTTGCATCTTCTGAATATGCGCCATCCGGCGAGAAGTAGCTGTGTGGGTCATAGCCCCAGTTATACTCGTTTCCGCCAGCAGAGTAATCAAGTTCTCTTTGGCCCATCTTCGTTTCATCGCCATAATACCACGCCATGACAGGCAGTAATTGAACGTGTGTTACGCCAAGCTTTTTAATATAATCCAGCTTGTCGACGAAGGCATTGTAAGAACCCCATCTAGCATTCAAATCACCTTCGATTGAAGGGTCAGATGTGAAGTCACGTACGTGCACTTCATAGATTACTGCGTCTTCACGCTTTTCATAGCCTTTGATTTTTGCATGATCAAAATCCTCAGGATCTGTACCGCTCATGTCAACAATTGCTGCTTTACCAACGGTGTCACCATCAGGACCAGCTTCACCCTTCGTATTCACAGTGAACGCTGCCATCGATTTTGCGTAAGGATCAAGAACCTTTTTTGTCACTCCATCATTTGTCACTTCATACTGGTAAAAATAACCCTTAAGATCGGTTACATTCAGGTCGCCAGGAGCAATGTCCGCAGACCAGACACCTTTTTCACCCTTTGTTAACTCAATGCTGCCAATTTGCTCTGCTGCATTGTCTTTATTGAAGAAGTTTGCCACAACCTTGCTTGCTTTCGGAGCCCAAAGCTTTAATGTTGCTGCTCCATTTCTATAAGTGGCACCAAGGTCATCGCCATCGTAAGCGTACATTTCATCGAGCATTCTCCAGCTTGTAGCTGCAGAAACTGTTCTGTCTGCAAATGTTACAGATAATGGAAGTTTGTTTAAATCAAATGAAGCTTTTACTTTTGCAGCAGTTGGGCTTGTGATTTCAGCACTTGTCACTGAAACTTCAGTACCATCTGCATCTTTTATTTCCAGCTTTAATTTTAAATCATCTGCTGTTAAGCCATCTGTCATTGTGAAGCCTAATAGAATCGTATCTTCAGAGATGACTTCTGCAGATGTAAGGCCGGTTGCCTGCTCCCAATATGGAGAGATATAGACATTATCATCGCCCTGTCTGATCCAAACGTGGTTGTATCTGTCCAGAAGGTTGAAGTTTTTATCCCCGCCATCCTTCGCACTATTTGTCCTATTGAGAGTGATCATGCCAATTTCTTTAGCATTTTCCTTTAGCTGAATGTCAACATACGCACCATAACGATCTGTGCCAGAGAAGGATGCAGCTCCTGTTGGCCAGTTCACAGAAGGTGCAGCAACATCGCCCCAGTTCCAGAGCCCAAAGTTTTCATAGTCAGCGTTGTCACGTACATAGTGGACACGAACCGTGTTTTCAGGAAGGTTGACTGGTTCATATGTGTAGACCTTGTCATCGCCTTGCTTAATGAAAATTTCATTAATTTCCGGTAATGTGATTGTAAAGCCTTTGTCTCCGCCGTCTTTGCCAGCATCACCTTTTGTAACGTCCATGACGAGGAAGCCGATGTTCTTTGCGCCATCTGCAAGCTCGACGTCAATGTATGCACCGTAGCTGTCTGCTTTCTCAAACATCGTAGCACCTGTCGGCCAGTTGGCAGAAGGGGAAGCTACATCGTTCCACAGCCATGCGCCATAATTCTGATAGTTGTTGTCGTCACGCTTGTAGTGAATTCGGACATGGTTCGCAGGGATTGGTTCAACAGTGCCGTCGCCATTTCCATCACCATTTCCGTCATCATTGCCATCTTCTATAGGGATGATCGCGCCATTTTCAACCGTTAGTAAAACAGTACCGCCATCTGCTTTAGATGGAATTGTTAATGTCACTTGTCCAGTTGTGGCAGGATACGTTTCACCTGAATAGTGGTCTGTTACCACTGGATTTTCGCCATCAACATTTAATGTTACTTCTTTCGCTGAATCGGAAATGTTCAAACCGACATAGGCTTTATCATTTCCATGATTGCGTGCAAAAAGAAGGTATTGGTCAGAGTCTGAACCAGCGATTGTTGTACGTTCACCTTTTGCGAATACTTCAGAATGATCGCCCCTGAAGTTCAGAATCTTTTTATAGTGTTCAAGGACATCATTGCCTTCAACCTGGTCCCATGCTAGATCATAACGATTATCGTATTGCGGATAATTATTTGCTCCAGATTGTCCAAGTTCTTCACCGTAGTAAATGACTGGCTGGCCTTTAGCAGTAGCCTGCAGGGAAGCAGCCACTTTCAGCTTTCCTTCGTCATTCCCTACAGCATGTAAGAACCCATCTTCATCATGGCTGCCGAGGAACTGTCCAAGTGTAGCAGTGTTATCAATTTTTGCGTTACGGTCAATCAACGCATTGTTCGCTGAATTAAGGTTGCCGTTAATGAAGCTTTTGGCAATATTTTTGAAATCGAAATCAAGTAAGGAGTCCATCATACCTGTTTCAAGGTATCCTTGCTGGTTGTCAGCACTTGCACCCCAAGTCTCACCGATCATCTTATGTTCAGGCATTTTTTCAGTGATAGCATTTTTAAATGCCATCCAAGTAGCATCTTCAACGTGCTTTACAGTGTCCACACGGAAGTAGTCGATTGTGTTGCCTTTTGCTGTTTTCGCTTTATTGATCCAGTCTGTCTGCCATTCAATTATTTGTTGACGTACTTCTGGATCCTCTGTTTTAAAGTCAGGAAGACCTGATAGTTCGCCAACGACTTCATCGGTTCCAACATTTGAACCCTGGCGAAGCAAGCTGCTGTAAGTGCTGCGCTCTGCGTCAGTTGGGTATCCAGCTGGAGGGTTTTCGGCAGAACCATCAATGTCTTTCAAACCATAGCCAGTGTGGTTCAATACCACGTCAACCATGATTTTGATGCCGCGCTCATGAGCAGCATCGATCAGCTCATGGAAATCTTCCATTGTACCAAAGTGAGGGTTCAACTCGCCAAAATTGCTTGCCCAGTAACCGTGGTAAGCATGGTACTGTCCACCTTTATCATCAGTCGCATTGTAGCGGACATCGTATTTAATGTTCTCCACAACCGGGCTAATCCAGATTGTGTTCACACCAAGGTCATCCAGGTAATCTAATTTCTCGGTTATTCCTTTAAAATCGCCGCCCTGATACGTACCGCGATCAGTAGTATCATAGTTTAGGTTGTAAGGATCATTATTAGAGGAATCTCCATCAAAGAATCTGTCTGTCAGCATGAAGTAGATGATTGATTCATCCCAGTCAAAATCATTCTCACCGACGGATTGTCTTGTTTTTACATCCACAGTTGCTGTGCCATTATGTGCATTCCCAAATGAATCAATAACTGTTAGTGGAATTGATTTTGTTCCTGCAGTTACGTTATCGTCGACTGCAATTGTCACTTCTTTTAACGCGGGATCGACTTCAAGAGCATTAGATCCGCCAAGTGAGGATACGTCAGCAGTGATTTTTCTGACTTCAATCCCATCTGTCAGGCCTTCTACACCAACTGTCAACACAGCATTCTGGTTGTAGTCAATCTCATCCGGTTGAACAGAACCGGAAACGGTTAACTCAGTGCTTGTGTGAGTAATCGACGACTTGCCATCGACGGTGTTGTAAGGATCAGTTACTTCATTAGTCGCGCCATCTTTTGTCGTTACGAGGAAAGTATATTCGTTTGTGCCATTTGGAATGTTACTATATGAAGCTATGAATCTTTCATTCTCTGGCTCATAAGTCATTTCGATTGTTTCATTATTGAATTTTAATTCTACTTTTTCAATTGTATTCATTGAATCGTTTGCGAAAAGTTCTTTATCGCGGTAGAAGAAAGTCGCATTTCCATTCTCAACGACTGGAGCGGATCCATCTGGAACGATGCGAATCTGCTCTACACCACTTGTAATGAATGCTTTAGTTATGGAGTCGTTTTGGTTGATGTTAATAAAACGGTCTCCAAATTCCTTTTGTGCAGTATCCCAGTTATAAGTACTGCGAAGAACAAAGCCCATCTGTGCAGTATCAGGTCCTACTGGGATATCAACAACAGCTTTGTTGCCTTCCTTTGTTGAAAAATCAACCTGGCCATCTTGTACTCCTGTATTCCAGGTCCATATATTCCATTCACCAAAATTCTGGTCGTCACGAATGTAAGTAAAGCGAACTTTACGGTCAGTAGATTCTAAGGTTACAGACTCTCCTTCAGCATTAGCCTGCTGTGCAGGTACAAAAGGAAGGCATAAACTCAAAATCATAATTGCTGTCATGAAAATAGAAAAGCTGCGTTTTGTGCTTTTTCTCATGCGAATCTTTTCCTCCCTAAATGAATTAATTTTACAAGACTAGCAGTAGAAAACCTCCTTTTCTTAAACAATGGAATTCTAAGTGAAACCGTTTGCACAATCCGATAAAAAATTTTAAGAAGCCAAATTATGCAAGCGCTTGCAATAAACTTTCCTCTCAATTTTACAATACTTTAATACGGTCAGCAATGATTGGAGAGGAGCCTGAATACATGTAAATAGTTCCAAAAAACTACATGGTTTGATAATTAAATAGACTTAAAGTATTGGTTGGTTGTCAGTTTTTGAAAAATGATCTTGGTAATCTGCTTGAATGTATAGAAAAATGTCGGAATAAATATATATAAAAGATAGAAAATGAATAATAAGACCTATCTTGTATATCTGCTTTTTTGAGTGAAATCATGTATCTTTACGATAGATAGCAAAACGAAAGAGGTATTGGGAAATGAGTAATCTTAACGAGTTATTTCGAAAGAGGATTGGGCTGTCTAGTTCAATTCCTGTCACATTTGCAAGTCTAAATACAATTCTAGAACTAACCGCAGCCACCATCCCCTTCGAAAACCTGTGCACCCTTTCGGGGGATCCAAATGGGTTGAATGAAGGACATTTAGTGGAGAAAATCATTGAGAGAAATGAAGGAGGCCTGTGCTATGACTTGAATGGCATTCTCTATTTGTTTTTAAAAGAGAATGGGCTTGATGTCCAGCTGGTCCGCGGGTCTGTGTACGTTCCGGATTTAAAAGGCTTTAGTCCGACGGGAAGGACACATGCTGCGATTTTACTGAATGACGACGGAAAAAGGTATTTGGTGGATACCGGTTTTGGCGGAAATTTGCCGTTAAGGCCAGTGCCGATGGATGGTACTGAAATCACTTCCCCTAGCGGTGAGTTCCGCGTGAAAAAAGAGGCTAGTGAGTTCGGAGATTACTTCTTGGAAATGAAGCTGAAGTATAAGGATCCTGATTGGAAAATCGGCTACGCCTTTGATTCCAGAGAGCCGGTAGAGAATATCCGCGATTTATCCGAGATGAAGAAGACCATTACGACGCACCCGCACTCTCCATTTAATAAAAAGCCATTGCTGACAAGAGTGACATCGGATGGAAGCATGGTGTTGACGGAAACCAGTTTTACCTCCTGGACGGAAGCCGGGGTTAAGAAAGAGGAAATAGACCCCAAGCGTTTCAAGGAATTGGCGAAAGAATTCTATAATATCGAAGTAAAATGAAACCTTACTATAGTGTAAACCGTTTATATAGTATCAAAAAATGACAGGTGGATGAATGCGATGGACTCAAGGGACTATTTATTGAAAGAACTGGAGCAGATTGAAAATTGGGAGAAGGACCAGAAGGGGCTCTGGTTTTGGGAGCGTCTGACTCGTTTGCCGTTCAAAATGCTTGATCGGTTCACGCCAAAATTCATCCAGGAGAAGGTAGGTTTCCTGCTTGATGAGCTGGGAAGCTATATTCAGACAGGCG
It contains:
- a CDS encoding alpha/beta fold hydrolase produces the protein MLDYRLYKGQGTEYIVLLHGIGGSSNIFYKQLKPFLKKYNIVAINMPGHGKSPDIDSYKGKFSFDSIVREILTTLDHLSIRKAHFVGVSLGTIIVHHLLQTQPGRVRSAVLGGAITKLNLFAKSLIKFAWLIRNFIPFMWLYRILAWILMPRGNHKSSRKFFIQEAYKMKRKNFLAWYPLAGDVKTTYSNVQENSRNVPKLYISGAEDHMFVRDLAEDLQGDESSELVILERCGHVCNIDKAEKFNELSLEFMDKHQVKKANIS
- a CDS encoding methyl-accepting chemotaxis protein, yielding MKFKKRFKVKQVKLNTKFTVRKKLFAGFFSVLALLALVAVITNLQFGKMNSQYSTSIHDRMEKLNLIVEMKDAIMREQLALQKYMANGDGESLIEFEGAVEDFKKNSKKYMSTTESAEGKKVGENLIAAEAAYYDVASEAFILIRDEQTVKVRLLMQKEGNPLIFSLNSAAEDAIEYQQDALEATSETLSGEVQKVSLVIIVISAAAFILGTAIATYISRTISKPVQLVSTAVKQMSDGNLAIEKIKVKNKDEIGQLASDFNEMAANLRNLIYQVSSTSEQVAASAEQMMASADQTNSATNQVATAIQEVAGGAELQSKNTEESAKAVGEMAGGIQRVAVTTSTVAESAADTTKQAMLGHESLEKVIEKMKTINHTTSETNAVIKDLDRKSAEIGKIIEVITGIADQTNLLALNAAIEAARAGEHGKGFAVVADEVRKLAELSRQSASQISGLIEVIQKETHQVVEMMNKGTAEISEGALLVEDTGKTFDEILKSIENVSSEIQEVSAISEEMSASVMQVNASIDEVTKIARGSVASTAEIASATEEQLASMEEVAASSASLARLAENLREMVAKFKV
- a CDS encoding pullulanase, with amino-acid sequence MRKSTKRSFSIFMTAIMILSLCLPFVPAQQANAEGESVTLESTDRKVRFTYIRDDQNFGEWNIWTWNTGVQDGQVDFSTKEGNKAVVDIPVGPDTAQMGFVLRSTYNWDTAQKEFGDRFININQNDSITKAFITSGVEQIRIVPDGSAPVVENGNATFFYRDKELFANDSMNTIEKVELKFNNETIEMTYEPENERFIASYSNIPNGTNEYTFLVTTKDGATNEVTDPYNTVDGKSSITHTSTELTVSGSVQPDEIDYNQNAVLTVGVEGLTDGIEVRKITADVSSLGGSNALEVDPALKEVTIAVDDNVTAGTKSIPLTVIDSFGNAHNGTATVDVKTRQSVGENDFDWDESIIYFMLTDRFFDGDSSNNDPYNLNYDTTDRGTYQGGDFKGITEKLDYLDDLGVNTIWISPVVENIKYDVRYNATDDKGGQYHAYHGYWASNFGELNPHFGTMEDFHELIDAAHERGIKIMVDVVLNHTGYGLKDIDGSAENPPAGYPTDAERSTYSSLLRQGSNVGTDEVVGELSGLPDFKTEDPEVRQQIIEWQTDWINKAKTAKGNTIDYFRVDTVKHVEDATWMAFKNAITEKMPEHKMIGETWGASADNQQGYLETGMMDSLLDFDFKNIAKSFINGNLNSANNALIDRNAKIDNTATLGQFLGSHDEDGFLHAVGNDEGKLKVAASLQATAKGQPVIYYGEELGQSGANNYPQYDNRYDLAWDQVEGNDVLEHYKKILNFRGDHSEVFAKGERTTIAGSDSDQYLLFARNHGNDKAYVGLNISDSAKEVTLNVDGENPVVTDHYSGETYPATTGQVTLTIPSKADGGTVLLTVENGAIIPIEDGNDDGNGDGNGDGTVEPIPANHVRIHYKRDDNNYQNYGAWLWNDVASPSANWPTGATMFEKADSYGAYIDVELADGAKNIGFLVMDVTKGDAGKDGGDKGFTITLPEINEIFIKQGDDKVYTYEPVNLPENTVRVHYVRDNADYENFGLWNWGDVAAPSVNWPTGAASFSGTDRYGAYVDIQLKENAKEIGMITLNRTNSAKDGGDKNFNLLDRYNHVWIRQGDDNVYISPYWEQATGLTSAEVISEDTILLGFTMTDGLTADDLKLKLEIKDADGTEVSVTSAEITSPTAAKVKASFDLNKLPLSVTFADRTVSAATSWRMLDEMYAYDGDDLGATYRNGAATLKLWAPKASKVVANFFNKDNAAEQIGSIELTKGEKGVWSADIAPGDLNVTDLKGYFYQYEVTNDGVTKKVLDPYAKSMAAFTVNTKGEAGPDGDTVGKAAIVDMSGTDPEDFDHAKIKGYEKREDAVIYEVHVRDFTSDPSIEGDLNARWGSYNAFVDKLDYIKKLGVTHVQLLPVMAWYYGDETKMGQRELDYSAGGNEYNWGYDPHSYFSPDGAYSEDATDPELRVKELKQMIDAIHDAGMGVVLDVVYTHMAKASQLNDIVPDYYAFQDAQGNFLGGFGNNLATSHTMAEKLMVDSVKYWFEEYKIDGMRFDMMGDATYPSVQNAYDAAASVNPDALFIGEGWRTFAGHIAEPELAGMGADQDWMDKTDDVGVFSDEIRNELKSGFGSEGEPRFLTGGARDINTIFNNIKGQPGNTADDDPGDMVQYIAAHDNLPLYDVIAQSIKKDPAIPENNLEIHKRIRLGNSLILTSQGTAFLHAGQEYGRTKQWKGEGVPEQKYHELKDEQGKSFGYFIHDSYDSSDAINMFDWQKATNKKEFSVNTTTQAYTKGLIELRKSTNAFRLGEKELVDQNVRLLDLPEIKDTDLVIAYENVSTDKTGTYYVFVNADMTARTLTLGDLDFSKAKVLVDNDEAGKTPVSKPSGFKLSNGKLTLDPLTTVVIKVDKKGKK
- a CDS encoding arylamine N-acetyltransferase family protein; its protein translation is MSNLNELFRKRIGLSSSIPVTFASLNTILELTAATIPFENLCTLSGDPNGLNEGHLVEKIIERNEGGLCYDLNGILYLFLKENGLDVQLVRGSVYVPDLKGFSPTGRTHAAILLNDDGKRYLVDTGFGGNLPLRPVPMDGTEITSPSGEFRVKKEASEFGDYFLEMKLKYKDPDWKIGYAFDSREPVENIRDLSEMKKTITTHPHSPFNKKPLLTRVTSDGSMVLTETSFTSWTEAGVKKEEIDPKRFKELAKEFYNIEVK